Within the Granulicella sibirica genome, the region AACCGTCACCTGATACTCATCGCCCTCTCCGTGACTCTCGGCATTCTCTCCGCGGTTGGCATCACCATCTTTGCCTCCATCAACCGCGATGCCGTCCTCAGCCGCGTCACCAAGAACACACCTGGGGAACTTGATTGGGACTTCCTGATCAAGACCGCTTCGCTCATCGGCATCCCAATCCTCAGCTTCGTCGCCACCCAGTTCCCAGAACTCGGTTCCTTTCTCTTCTCCTGGATCCAGCCAGGCATGACCTCGCTCAAATAGTGATCCCGATGGCCTGGTCACTGGCCGCCCAGAAAAGGCATCAAAGTTCGTTGGCGAGGACAACGATGGCGAAAGAAGACGACGCGGAGTTGCTCGAAGTAAGTGGCCGTATGGTGCGCATCAGCAGCCCGTCGAAGGCGTACTTCACACGCGGTGTACATCTCACAAAACTGGATATCGTCCGCTATTTTCTGGCCGTGGCTCCGGGTGCACTCCGCGGCATCCAGGATCGCCCTGTGGTCCTGAAACGTTTCGTCAATGGCGCGGAAGCAGAGCCCTTTTACCAAAAGCGCGCGCCCAGTGACCTGCCCGAGTGGATGCGAACGGTGACCCTCTCGTTCCCCTCCGGTCGCACCGCCGAAGAAGTCGTTGTCGATGATGCCGCCGGCATCGCCTGGATCGTGAACCTTGGCTGCATGGAGTTACATCCGCACCCGGTGCGCACCGGCGACCTCGATCATCCCGACGAGCTACGTGTCGATCTCGACCCACAGCCCGGCGTAGCGTGGACCGACGTCCGCGCTGTCGCTATGGAAGTGAAGGCGCTCCTCGACGAACTCGGCCTCGTCGCGTGGCCCAAGACCAGCGGCTCACGAGGCATTCACATCAACGTTCGCATTGAGCCGCGCTGGGGGTTCACCGAGGTGCGCCGGGCGGCGCTCGCGCTGGCACGCGCGGTCGAGAAGCGCTGTTCGCTTGCCAGCAGCAAATGGTGGAAGGAAGAGCGCCATGGCGTCTTCCTGGACTACAACCAGAACGCGAAAGATCGAACGACCTGCTCCGCCTATTCGGTCAGGCCGCTCCCCGATGCGCGCGTCAGCACGCCCCTCCGCTGGGATGAGGTGATGACCTGCGACCCTGCCGACTTTACCGTTCTTACGGTGCCGGATCGCTTCGCGAAGATCGGCGATCCACACGCCGCGATGAACGACTACGCCGGGGTGCTGGACGCCTTGCTGGAGCTGGCCGCACGTGACGAGTCCGAAGGCCTGGGCGACGCGCCTTGGCCGCCACACTTCCGCAAGATGGACGGCGAGCCTGCCCGCGTGCAACCTTCGAAATCGCGCGTCTCCGCCACAAGGAAGAAGCCGGCTCAGCCCGGCGGCGAAAATCCTGAGCCTGCGGCTGGTCCCCCCAAAAAAGGCCGCCGCCAGCCGGCCATGCCTCTGATCGTGATCGCGCAATCTCCTGACAAAGCTTCGGCGGAAGCTGGCTTGGAACGCTGGAAGCAACAACACCCCGAAGCTGCGGCACTTCTCGCGCCGGATGACATTCTGGTCGACCGCATGAGAGGCGCGTCCTACGTCTGGTATCGCATTCGCGTCAACCTGCGGCATATTCCGGAGACTTTGCGTCCCCCGCAGGGCACCCCTGATCCGGATGATGATCCAACGCGCGCCTGGCGCGAAACCAGGGAAGAGTCATAAGCATCCGCTAAGTTCCTTCCGAAAAGATGCTCATCAACTCGTGCGGCGGAACGACTTCAAGCTGCTCATACGTGCAGTCCTTCGGTGCCTTATCGGCACGCCAGCGCCGAAAGTGCGCAAGGTGACGAAACCGGTCGCCCTGCATATGCTCATACGCTACCTCGACGACAAGCTCGATACGCATCGGCTGCCAGCTTAGGTCTTTCCGCGCGTTCCATCGCGACTGCCCTCCGGGCATCCGGCCGCTGGCCTGCGCGGCCTCGTCGGCCCAGTCCGCCCACGGATGATCGCGCAACGCATCCTCACGATACGGCGCGAGGAATTCCACAAGCTCCTTGCGCTTCGCAGCCGTAAAGCTCGCGCAGACACCGACATGCTGCAGCTTGCCCACACCGCTGTAGAGGCCAAGCAGGAGCGAACCAATGGCTACCCCATCGCCATCTTTATGCCACCGGAAACCCGCCACGACACAGTCGCAGTCGCGCTCATGCTTGATCTTCAGCATGGTTCTCTTATCCGGCGTATACGGTCCGGAGATCGCCTTTGCGATCACGCCATCGAGGCCCGCTCCTTCAAAGCGCTTGAACCAATCCTGCGCCGTCGCGCGATCCTTCGTCGCAGGGGTCAGGTGCAGCGGCGCCTCCGCCTTCGCGAGAACGCGTTCGAGGTCAGCACGCCGCAGATGGAAAGGCTCATCGCGCAAATCGCGGCCCTCAAGCTGGAGCAAATCGAAGAAGACGACCGACGCCGGCGACGCTTCAGCCAACATCTTCACCCGAGTAGCCGCAGGATGGATCCGCAGGGTCAACGCATCGAAATCCAGGCCGCCATCGCGCGCGATGACCACTTCGCCATCCAGCACGCACTGTTCAGGCAGTTGCCGCAGTAACGGTTCGCGAAGTTCCGGAAAGTAACGATCGAGCGGCTTGCCATCGCGGCTTTGTATCAGCAGGTCGTCGCCGTTGCGAAAGATCACCGCGCGAAAGCCGTCCCACTTCGGCTCAAAGCTCCATACATCTGAGACTGAAGGAATCTCATCGACGCGCTTGGCGAGCATGGGCAGAATCGGTGACGGCAACGGCAAAGCCATGGGTCGTTGGATGCGTTCCGCGCGCGCGGCTGGAGATACATATTTGCGATTAACCGGATCCTCGCTATTGCGAGGATCCCGTATTTGACGTTCCGATGGAGTTGGTGAGGGTGACAGTGACGCCGGTGATGGTGCTGGCCGTGCCCGAATCGAGGGTGAAGCTCTGGGTGTAGACCACGGTGGACCCGTAGGGCGCGGATGCAGCGGAGCTGTACCAGGTTCCGAACAGCGGGTTGATGTTAGCAGTGAAATCAGGCGTGTTCAGGTCCGCACCTGACGCGGCGGTGAAATGGAACTTCGCCTGTGTGGCCTCGCGGGTGTTCGAGTAGCCCGTGACGACCACATTCACTCCGCCGCCCGTAGAGTTCATCGTCACCAGGCTGACGACAGGTGCGGCTGGCGGGATGACGATAACCACAGGCGTCAGACTGGCAGGAGTGACATCCACTCCCTGCGCGGTGAGGGTCACCGGAACAGTGATGGTTCCCGCTTCGGTCCCCGCCTGGAGCTGGATGGGAGGCGTGACGACGGAGTTCGCGGCGACCGTGAAGGTATAGTTTCGCCCACCGCCTGCAAACTGGATAGCCGGGTCATCGACTGCCGGTGTGGTCGCTGGGGTGAACAGGAGGTTGAACGATGCCGTGAGCGGTACCGGGTATGGGTTGGTGAGCTGGAACGTCAGAGTCGGCTGCTGACCCGAGGCAGGCGGGGTCGTGGGCCCGGTAAAGACGACGGCAGGCGTGTTCGAGACCGTGATCGTCAGGGCATTTGAGGTGGTCTTGCCGATCAAGTCACTCACGGCAACCTGGATCGTGCCAGCCGTCGCGAGCGCCGAAGCGGGGATGACCGCCGTTAGGGTTGTCGCGTTGACGAAGGTGGTAGCGATGGTCCCGGTGCCATTGAGACGTAGCACGTCGACTGAGTTGAAATTGGTTCCGGTAAGGGTAATCGTAGTGGCCGCGCTCCCGAGGGTAATTGCCGCCGGAGTGATCCCGGTAAGGGTCGGTAACGGGGCTCCGGAGACGGTGAAGCTCTGCGTCACGC harbors:
- a CDS encoding DNA polymerase domain-containing protein, whose product is MAKEDDAELLEVSGRMVRISSPSKAYFTRGVHLTKLDIVRYFLAVAPGALRGIQDRPVVLKRFVNGAEAEPFYQKRAPSDLPEWMRTVTLSFPSGRTAEEVVVDDAAGIAWIVNLGCMELHPHPVRTGDLDHPDELRVDLDPQPGVAWTDVRAVAMEVKALLDELGLVAWPKTSGSRGIHINVRIEPRWGFTEVRRAALALARAVEKRCSLASSKWWKEERHGVFLDYNQNAKDRTTCSAYSVRPLPDARVSTPLRWDEVMTCDPADFTVLTVPDRFAKIGDPHAAMNDYAGVLDALLELAARDESEGLGDAPWPPHFRKMDGEPARVQPSKSRVSATRKKPAQPGGENPEPAAGPPKKGRRQPAMPLIVIAQSPDKASAEAGLERWKQQHPEAAALLAPDDILVDRMRGASYVWYRIRVNLRHIPETLRPPQGTPDPDDDPTRAWRETREES
- a CDS encoding ATP-dependent DNA ligase: MALPLPSPILPMLAKRVDEIPSVSDVWSFEPKWDGFRAVIFRNGDDLLIQSRDGKPLDRYFPELREPLLRQLPEQCVLDGEVVIARDGGLDFDALTLRIHPAATRVKMLAEASPASVVFFDLLQLEGRDLRDEPFHLRRADLERVLAKAEAPLHLTPATKDRATAQDWFKRFEGAGLDGVIAKAISGPYTPDKRTMLKIKHERDCDCVVAGFRWHKDGDGVAIGSLLLGLYSGVGKLQHVGVCASFTAAKRKELVEFLAPYREDALRDHPWADWADEAAQASGRMPGGQSRWNARKDLSWQPMRIELVVEVAYEHMQGDRFRHLAHFRRWRADKAPKDCTYEQLEVVPPHELMSIFSEGT